DNA sequence from the Coffea arabica cultivar ET-39 chromosome 11c, Coffea Arabica ET-39 HiFi, whole genome shotgun sequence genome:
CCAAGACCAATCAGACTCACTGTGGCCTTCATCATCATCAATAGGCCCATTTTTGGTAGGCAATTTGTGTTCCCAGCAGTTGTTTGGGAGCGGTTTGCCACAAAGTCCACTGTTTCCTTCATAGATGGATGGATTGGTCAAGGTCTGAAGTTGATTTCCTGATGGTATTGGCCCGGAAAGTTTATTGTGTGACAAATTCAGGAAGTTCAATGAGTACAGATCAGATAAGCTTTTAGGGATTGCACCGAAGAGTGCATTCATTGATAGATCAAGTGTTTCAAGTTGCTTCAAGTTGCCAATCTTATCCGGGATCCTTCCAGTCAAATGATTTTGTGAAAGATTCAAAACTTGCAATTGAACCAGTTCCATTATCCCATCCGGGATCTCGCCAACTAAATTATTTGCTGAGAGGCTTACGGATTTAAGAAGCCGAAGGCTCGATGCGTAATACTCAAATTCTCTTCCTCCCTTAATGTCTTGAAGGCTTTCTTGCCCATAAATGCCGTAACCAATGTCAAATGCTGATACCATGGCACTAATGTTGTTAAAGCAGTCAGGAATAAATCCAGTCAAGTTATTATGTGCTAAGTTCAGCACTTGAAGATGCGAGAGTTGGCAGAGTGTATCAGAAATAGGTCCATGGAAGTTAATTGACTGAAATCTTAGAAACCTTAAATTTGATAACCTTTCCCCAATCCAAGCTGGTATAATATCCTTCAGTCCATTGTCTCCGAGATCAAGAGCTTCCAAATTTCTCAGACGCTGCATTGAGGCAGGGAGCTTCCCAACGAATTTATTTCCATTCAAATGCAAAGCATAAAGTTGCCACAAGTTGCCCAGTGAACTCGGAATTTGACCGGATAGAGTGTTATTTGCCAAGTCTAGGATCCACAGGTCTCGCAAGTTTCCTAGACACAGAGGAACTCTTCCGGACAGAAGATTGTTGGATAGATCCAGAAAAGATAAATTTTCCAACTTGCACAAGTCTTCAGGGATAGTACCTGTGAAACGGTTATCATTCAGAAAGAGAAAACCCAGCATATGTACAACCGAAGTTTGACCATCTTCAAGCTGCGGAATATGTCCAGTAAGAAAATTGTGCGAAAGATCTAAATCTGAAATATCCAGCGGAAATGATTTGAGAGATCCGTCCAATTTGTTGGAGCTTAGAGATATTTCTCGAGAAGCATAACGACTATGCTTCAATTGTTTGAACTCCAAAGGATTTCCTGTCAGGCTGTTGCTGGAGAGATCTAATGACGTAATATTATCACAAAGCACTCGAAACCAGTTGGGTATGGCATCTGAGATGCTCGCGTTCTGCATGTTTAACACCTCAACCTCATTCTGCGTCCGAAGCCAAGCTGGAAACCTGGGTCCCACAATGATGGATCCCATCCCAATTTCTTGGAGTTGAAAAGGAGGAATCCACGAGGAGCTCACATTCAGAGCGAGTGAGTTTCCAGTTAGATCCAGTGACTTTAGCTCTCGGAGTTTCGCAAAATGGTCTTCAGATAGGACCCCAGTTAATGAATTGTTTCTAACGTCAAAATCTTGTAGCTTCGTCAGCTGCCAAAGATTGGTCGGTATGGTGCCATTTAATTTATTAGAGGACAATAATAGATTAGTTAGTTTTGAAAGCTGGCCTATTTTACTTGGTATTGGTCCTTGCAAAATATTCTCACTCAAATCCAAATAAGTAAGACTGCTTGCATTACAAAGTGATTTCAACGTTGAAGCATCAAAACGGTTTGAAGATAGATCAAAATGAACTAGAGAGGTCATTTGGTCAAATAGGCCATGAATTGGATCAGAAAGATTATTATAACCAAGACCAAGATCATGGAGGCCAGTAAGATTATGGAGCCAAGGAGGGACCGTGTAGTTGTTGAAATTATTTTCACCAAGGTCAAGGGAAGCAAGAGATGTGAAATTGACATGTGAAAGATGAGGATGGATGAAAAGATTACAACTATGCAAGTCTAGTGTTGTTAGCGAAGAAAGCATGTTAATTGACTGTAATCCATCTTGAGCGGCTGTAAGGTTCCCCCCGAACAGGACTAGTCCTTGTAGAGAAGCGAGCCCAACAACCCACCCGAGATCCTTAGTGCTCAACCAATTCCATACTGGGGAGGAATAGGAATCCCCAAGATCCAAATACTGTAAATGCGAGAGGTTTCCTAAATGGTGGGGAATTTCACCATGAAATCCTGCACCTGAGAGATTGAGGTATCTCAAGTTTTTCAACAATCCAAGGAATGTGGGAACTTGGAATGTTGAAAAATTATTCACACTCAAATCCAAGTATcgcaaattggtcaaattgaaCAAAGATGGAGTTAATCGGCCTCCCAAGCAATTTGTGCAGTGATAATCCTCATCAGAATAGAGTGGCACCGTGTTGCGCAGATCAAGTTTCAAAACACTACCAGTGATTTTATGGCAACCAACTCCTTCCCATGAACAATAACCTTCTCCAATCCAAGACGACAGACGATTTGATTCATCTTTTAACCCATGTTTGAGTTGAAGAAGGGCATGTCGTTCACTTTCAATACAGGTGACATTTGAATGATCATAAGCTTGTTTGCGGCTACCAAACGGGAATTGGCTAGTGAGAGGAACAGAACTGAATAAGAAGAGTAGTAGTAAAGACGAAGAAGTACAAAGAAGATGATGCTCCATTGGATTTCTTTGGTATTATTGGTTTGTTTGATATGGGAAGCTCAAATGGCCAGGTGGCCTTATTTATACACTTACAAAAAGTATCACTTCAATGTTCTGTGTTTGTAGGAAGTAGGATGGAACTATACAAAGGTGACAAAATGACAACGACTTCAAGTCTTcgtgggagaaaaaaaaaatttacagacGCGGGTGAGGGGAAAGACAACGTTGAAAATCTTGCGTGATTGTGGGAAAAATCATTGGTGACATACAAATGGAAACATTGATTGACTTttatttggattgtaatttgATTTGGATACATACTTTAccataatatcatcaaattatCATCTAATAATCCAAAAACATTTAGTGTTCgacttttttctctctcttttttttttttgggtaagcaatatccaaatcttcatgGTTTGTAATCTATAAGACAAGTAACTGAACCATTTTCTTTTACGACAATTACAACCATCCAGACATGAGGGACAGAATTAGGCTCCGTTTGATaacactgaatctgaattctgaattctgaattctgaattctgaatactgaaataattaatttgctgaattttaagcactgaaaagagatatatgaatgtctgaatcttaatgctgaatctatttatactgtttgataaatattaaTAACTTAATGCTTAAGAagctaaattgtacaattttgcccttctatcttttaatccaaaaaggaaatagaacctatgatttaattaacttaaaattgttaggtatgaaaatgacaatgattGTGAAGAGCAATGCATACAATGACAATATTTCTTTGTGTGGGAAAAGGGTATGGTTTCATCGTTTTGAAAATGGGAAAACGAGTTTTTAATACTCCAAAAGCACGTTcaattacatttctcaatcttgCATGTGCTTGGTTAAAGCGTTATTCTTTTGATCTTGGACGAGAAGCATTTCGAAAATCAGACAACCAATATCTAATATTTCGATATGGTGTCATAAAGCCACGTGTGTGTGGATAAGTTGCATcacataaataatatttatctgcacaaaaaaatatatatattaaaatataaatgtttgtggataaaaattactgcaaaaaaatactattgttaaaaaaaaattttgaatagagaatatcaggttgttttgtttaattagataagaattttaaaTAGGaaatattaggttgtttaattagataaggattttgaatgtaattaacaaacagggatatatttggtagataagataaagtagttgaagtaaatctcttgattcttatcaaattaagcattcagctacgattcttgtgctgaaaaaaatacatacaaattcagtaccacttaataagttcagcaggtgaatttttatttatcaaacacccacAACATCTGAATGTTtgaatgaattcagtttcagcacttttttatgttatcaaacaggcaCTTAGTCTTTTGGGAAGAATTGATAGTCATATTAGTCACAGCTGTATGCATGACTGAATGGCAATTATCCCTTAATAAATAAAGTCAATAACTTCGCTTATATGTCATATGGTTTAGTTTCTAAATTATTTTCACACCTCCCTGAGTTTGTGTCCATTTCAATTAGATGATTGGGGAATATCTACCAATGGAGAAAGAGAAAATACAGCATTTGGTAATATCTGAATTCTGACATCTACAACAACATGTATAAGcatgtcccaaaaaaaaaaaaaaaactaaatagaTGGgagttgccctatttattccgCTGTAATATTCCCCTAATAAAAATCCTTTTGTCCCTTAAAAATACTCTGATAAATCACTCTATATAATTCAGATGTTATAGCACAAATGACAACGTGACATACAGTCGAACGAAAAGAAATGTAATTAGCTAGAAACATTAGTGGAGCAATACTAAAAAATATCccattggatttttttttcttggtgcCTATATGGGTTTGTTTGCTCACATTGGAAGTAATCTTTTTAAATTAACTCTTCGTAacgtaaaattaattaaagaaCAATctattagaaaataaaaaaatttaatattttcccATGCATATTCTTATGATTCTTTATACAACAGTATAAACTGGTTGTTCACTAATTATTATAACAAATAAGACAATCAGATAGAactagaccaaaaaaaaaaaaaaaaaatccaacccTGATTGTCCTACTCCAGCAGATGCATATTAAACAATGACAAAAAGGATGAAACCAGGTCTCAGTAACTTATATTACCAACAAACTTGCAGATCGGTAGCCTGTCACCTGTCTCCAAAATATTGGATGGGTAAAACCAACTCCTTTAAGGAGATAATATTAAATATTACTGGAATTGTTTATGCCTTACTGTAAGTGATATAAGGTGCAGTATTGGAGAAGGATTGGATTGGATAGTAAACTCAAAAATATTGTAAGTAGGTTTTGGATTTAAAACTTCTTatttacaaatatatatatatatatatatatatatatatatatatatatatatatagattaattttcttatactgacagtgtatatattatcagttttgaataatttataattatgtaaattttaaatttaaaatccaaCTTTTATATATGTATCATGAATTTAACGATAATAATATTTACACTGCTGTCTGTACatataaaatttatcatatatacatacatatatatatatatatatatatatatatatatatatatacacacacacgaTGCCGTCCTGATAAGGCCGTTGACATTTGCGAGGCAT
Encoded proteins:
- the LOC113715373 gene encoding receptor-like protein EIX1 — protein: MEHHLLCTSSSLLLLFLFSSVPLTSQFPFGSRKQAYDHSNVTCIESERHALLQLKHGLKDESNRLSSWIGEGYCSWEGVGCHKITGSVLKLDLRNTVPLYSDEDYHCTNCLGGRLTPSLFNLTNLRYLDLSVNNFSTFQVPTFLGLLKNLRYLNLSGAGFHGEIPHHLGNLSHLQYLDLGDSYSSPVWNWLSTKDLGWVVGLASLQGLVLFGGNLTAAQDGLQSINMLSSLTTLDLHSCNLFIHPHLSHVNFTSLASLDLGENNFNNYTVPPWLHNLTGLHDLGLGYNNLSDPIHGLFDQMTSLVHFDLSSNRFDASTLKSLCNASSLTYLDLSENILQGPIPSKIGQLSKLTNLLLSSNKLNGTIPTNLWQLTKLQDFDVRNNSLTGVLSEDHFAKLRELKSLDLTGNSLALNVSSSWIPPFQLQEIGMGSIIVGPRFPAWLRTQNEVEVLNMQNASISDAIPNWFRVLCDNITSLDLSSNSLTGNPLEFKQLKHSRYASREISLSSNKLDGSLKSFPLDISDLDLSHNFLTGHIPQLEDGQTSVVHMLGFLFLNDNRFTGTIPEDLCKLENLSFLDLSNNLLSGRVPLCLGNLRDLWILDLANNTLSGQIPSSLGNLWQLYALHLNGNKFVGKLPASMQRLRNLEALDLGDNGLKDIIPAWIGERLSNLRFLRFQSINFHGPISDTLCQLSHLQVLNLAHNNLTGFIPDCFNNISAMVSAFDIGYGIYGQESLQDIKGGREFEYYASSLRLLKSVSLSANNLVGEIPDGIMELVQLQVLNLSQNHLTGRIPDKIGNLKQLETLDLSMNALFGAIPKSLSDLYSLNFLNLSHNKLSGPIPSGNQLQTLTNPSIYEGNSGLCGKPLPNNCWEHKLPTKNGPIDDDEGHSESDWSWFYAGTGPGFAVGLLGVLGILLFKKSWRYAYFKYIESACDKIWVKTTRLRRNFH